The following DNA comes from Ricinus communis isolate WT05 ecotype wild-type chromosome 10, ASM1957865v1, whole genome shotgun sequence.
atttattcTTACAAGTATCAAATGTGAcaatttattctaattttctttaagaCTTATTTGCTTTCttcatttctattatttacaaGTTGTCTTCTTACTCATTATACAACTTAATGAGAGttttgaaaaatgattttttagtTCCATATCATAATGGTATCAAAGCATATCCAACAATTGATTAAGCAATTATAAATCTAGTAGTtgattaaatcaataattcgatatctaattatatttcttttctatgatgatgctaaattataaatttgaattttatatctaaGTCCCATGTAAATCTAATTATGTAGATAATGGATGAAGTATATATCCAACTTTTTTGCTATTTTAGCTTGTtccattatttttgttataattttaaatttcacaTGGAGTATATCCTAGAATTGAACACTACCCTTTTTAATGGAAATGAATGTTATActactatattaaaaaattaacacacctaataattcaaatttataaataaaggtAAAAGAATATCATGTACTATAGTGCTTTGTTATCAGCCTGAATTGTCTGGTCTCAATTTAATGCTTGGTATATGAGTGATTATGTGTCGattttttgtataaaaagaattaaaaaaaaaaaagaaatcataaaagCAAAAATGTCAAAATTTAATCATCCAACATTATTATAAGAGGACACTCAATTATGTTAGACTGTTAGGCCAATGACATAAGATTAGGATTTTGAAATTcccttttaaaaattgaaaatgttcTTGTCTATCTACTTGGTAAGCATAAAATAATCCCATGCATCAATAATTTAGCTCtaattacattaattaaaCAAGTGATTATCTCGTTATTAATCGGCCAACAAATCTTCCACTAGATCTAGTATAatgcataattattatttattaaggaTCTTATTGATGTcatttctattatatattatatataaataatatatcacATCCTTCCAAATCCAAACCTCAATTCGTGATTGTAAATTGATTATGACTCCAGTGAAGAAGGGATCCATAAATGAGGGGAAGCAACTGGAACCGACACGTGTAACATTGAAGTACAgccacaaaaagaaataaaagatttgaggagaataagaaagaaaaagagaaaaaaaaaaagaaaagataagtctttatttccctttttctttttctttttctttttcttttttttttttttgaaaattttcaaacatatataaatgattaGAAAGAAACATTTACATCATATGCTTGAAACATAAAATTGggaaatttttgttttggacAGATTACATCTCAATTCTCTGCTCTTTTGAAAGGATTGTATTGCGAGATTTAATTTTGGATCTGTGATTATAGGTAAAGTGGATATGGGAACTAAGACAGACAGATCCTAAAATCATATCTTGGTTTTGATTTTCTAAGCAGTGACAGGTGTCTCCCTTGAGACCTTTCTTGGATAATTAACTTCAGACTTGATATCAGCCTCCCAAAGTTCAGGCACTGCTTCCCTTAAGTTGTGGATGCTTTCTAATGCATAATCTGCACCTTTAACTCTTTGAGAAGTCCCCACCtgcaaacaaacaaacaaacaaacaaacaaacaaaagattaaaaaaaaaattatttttatttatttattttattgctctAATCAGCAGTTCTATACAAACACGGCTTTGTTTGCTTACCAGAACGGTATACAGACCAACTCGCTTTCCAGCTTGTATGTTGCGGACACTATCCTCAAAGAACAACTGCAGAGAGGCCACAAGATCAATTATTAGTGccaaaagagaggaaaaataagaaaaataagaaaaacccAGTTTTGTGATCTTGAAAAAGGTCTTGAACTTACAGTTCTTTGAGGATTGATATTGGCTATTTCCAGAGCACGTTCAATGGCAGTTTCTGATGGCTTGCAGATAATAGGAGTCTTCGGTAATATTGAGCTTGGGTTCGGTTGAGCAAAATGTCCAATAATGTCAAAAATTTGAGGACCATTACTAGCAGCTGTGCTACTGCCATTGGTTGTGGTAGCAGTAGCAGCAGGAACTGATCCTATGAATTCTATGTCGTCCTCATCATCAGAAATTGTGCTCTTATGGGTAGGATTTAGTGTCTCAAAACAAATAATCCCTTCAAAACAATCCTCCAATCCAAGCTTGGCAAGAACTTTCAGGGCATGTACTTTGTCCGCATTTGTGAagatctaattttatttttttgcaacATACATGCAGAAAGAGGTTGCATAAGAAAAGGGTTAGCTGGATTTTACTGCGTTAACTACATATTCATCTCTTAGCGATGAAGTACTTACAACTTTTCTAATAGGCAAGCTGAGCAAAAGACTCCTTAGAACAGGATCTGGCTTTAAGTTGTCATAAGGTAATCTCCCATGAACATAATTGTGGTACTCATCGTAGTCAAAGTCATACCCAATTGCCTGCggtagattttttttttttaaaaaaccattaaaatacAACCAATGAAATTTAAGAAAAGGTCTTGAaggagaaattaaaaaaaatcatcaaatgCTATACCCTTAGGCCAGCCATTGTTGTCCCATAGTTCTTGTACAGCAGATTACCCAATTCAGCAATTTTGCTCTTGTCTATGCCAAGATTTTCAACCATATAATctacataagaaaataaacagaTGCATCAGTTTagtatgtatatttataatataatatgagaaaagggTACCCATTAGTAATAACATTGCTTGTATACCTTTAATATTCTGGCCACATGCTGCTGCAATTCCAGAACTAAACGGATAAAGAGTATCATCTAGAtctgcaaaattcaaaataattcttagttaaataactaattttaggAATGTCTGTCTTTAGTTCATCAAATGTCCTGGAGATGATCATCTTACCAAACAAAAGGCAATCATATTTAGGCCTTTGTGCCTGGAGATAGCGATCGTCGAACTCCATTTTGATCAAGAAACCTTGAGCGTACAAACAAAAGGAATGAGTG
Coding sequences within:
- the LOC8260245 gene encoding uncharacterized protein LOC8260245, which codes for MEFDDRYLQAQRPKYDCLLFDLDDTLYPFSSGIAAACGQNIKDYMVENLGIDKSKIAELGNLLYKNYGTTMAGLRAIGYDFDYDEYHNYVHGRLPYDNLKPDPVLRSLLLSLPIRKVIFTNADKVHALKVLAKLGLEDCFEGIICFETLNPTHKSTISDDEDDIEFIGSVPAATATTTNGSSTAASNGPQIFDIIGHFAQPNPSSILPKTPIICKPSETAIERALEIANINPQRTLFFEDSVRNIQAGKRVGLYTVLVGTSQRVKGADYALESIHNLREAVPELWEADIKSEVNYPRKVSRETPVTA